In Streptomyces dangxiongensis, one DNA window encodes the following:
- a CDS encoding DUF4396 domain-containing protein: protein MDRTHTGHAHEHHQHGAHGGHHQHHGDSGTTATWPTAVRATLHCLTGCAIGEVLGMVVGTAFGWGNLPTTLLAIVLAFAFGYSLTLRGVLRAGLDLRTAVRVALAADTLSIAVMELIDNGVIVLWPSAMDAALGDPLFWISLAVSLALAFLVTTPVNKWTIGRGKGHAVVHRYHH, encoded by the coding sequence ATGGACCGGACCCACACCGGCCACGCACACGAGCACCACCAGCACGGCGCGCACGGCGGACACCACCAGCACCACGGGGACAGCGGCACCACGGCGACCTGGCCGACGGCCGTCCGGGCCACGCTGCACTGCCTGACCGGCTGCGCGATCGGCGAGGTGCTCGGCATGGTCGTGGGCACCGCGTTCGGCTGGGGCAACCTGCCGACCACGCTGCTGGCGATCGTCCTGGCCTTCGCCTTCGGCTACTCGCTCACCCTGCGCGGGGTCCTGCGCGCCGGGCTGGACCTCCGTACGGCCGTCCGGGTGGCACTGGCCGCCGACACCCTCTCCATCGCCGTGATGGAGCTGATCGACAACGGCGTGATCGTGCTCTGGCCGTCCGCGATGGACGCGGCGCTCGGCGATCCGCTGTTCTGGATCTCGCTCGCGGTCTCGCTCGCCCTCGCCTTCCTGGTGACCACGCCGGTCAACAAGTGGACGATCGGGCGGGGCAAGGGGCACGCGGTGGTGCACCGGTACCACCACTGA
- the thiS gene encoding sulfur carrier protein ThiS, whose product MSVSVTISVNGEPRRVVPGTALDALVESLTAAPRGVAAAVNETVVPRARWAATALAEGDRVEVLTAVQGG is encoded by the coding sequence ATGAGCGTCTCCGTCACCATCTCCGTCAACGGCGAACCCCGCCGCGTCGTCCCGGGCACCGCGCTGGACGCCCTGGTGGAATCCCTCACCGCGGCGCCGCGCGGGGTGGCCGCCGCCGTCAACGAGACCGTGGTCCCGCGTGCGCGGTGGGCGGCGACCGCTCTCGCCGAGGGCGACCGTGTCGAGGTCCTCACCGCCGTGCAGGGAGGCTGA
- a CDS encoding NAD(P)/FAD-dependent oxidoreductase: MSEQTAQEGTSQGPRVVVVGAGMAGVQTAVALREQGFRGAVTVIGAEAHQPYDRPPLSKAVLLGKAEGSAFDVDFESLGVELRLGCEVRGLRPGDRELDTGTGPVPYDVLVLATGAEPITLPGTGGVPGVHLLRTLDDAERLRPVLARQHDIVVVGAGWIGAEFATAAREAGCAVTVVEAADRPLAGALPAEVAAPMAAWYADAGVELRTHARVERVEPGAVLLADGTRLPAGAVVVGIGARPATAWLAGSGIELGAHGEVLADAHLRTSLPDVYAVGDCASFPSARYGERLLVHHWDNALQGPRTVAANILAADHLGDTPQVYDPVPYFWSEQFGRFVQHAGHHAAADRMVRRGDPTGPAWTVCWLREDRLVALLAVGRPRDLAQGRRLIEAGRRMDARALADPSRPLKDAGAD; this comes from the coding sequence GTGAGCGAGCAGACAGCGCAAGAGGGCACGTCGCAGGGACCGCGCGTGGTCGTCGTCGGCGCGGGCATGGCCGGGGTCCAGACCGCGGTCGCCCTGCGGGAACAGGGCTTCCGGGGCGCAGTGACCGTCATCGGGGCCGAGGCCCACCAGCCGTACGACCGGCCGCCGCTGTCGAAGGCCGTCCTGCTCGGCAAGGCCGAGGGATCCGCCTTCGACGTGGACTTCGAGTCCCTCGGCGTCGAGCTGCGCCTCGGCTGCGAGGTGCGGGGCCTGCGCCCCGGCGATCGCGAACTGGACACCGGCACAGGCCCGGTGCCCTACGACGTCCTGGTCCTCGCCACCGGCGCCGAACCGATCACCCTGCCCGGCACCGGGGGCGTGCCCGGCGTGCACCTGCTGCGCACCCTGGACGACGCCGAGCGGCTGCGGCCCGTCCTCGCCCGGCAGCACGACATCGTGGTCGTCGGCGCCGGCTGGATCGGCGCCGAGTTCGCCACCGCCGCCCGTGAGGCGGGCTGCGCGGTGACCGTCGTCGAGGCCGCCGACCGGCCGCTCGCCGGTGCCCTGCCCGCCGAGGTCGCCGCCCCCATGGCCGCCTGGTACGCCGACGCGGGCGTGGAACTGCGCACCCACGCGCGCGTGGAGCGCGTCGAGCCCGGCGCGGTGCTGCTCGCCGACGGCACACGGCTGCCGGCCGGCGCCGTCGTCGTCGGCATCGGCGCCCGCCCCGCCACGGCCTGGCTGGCCGGCTCCGGCATCGAGCTGGGCGCGCACGGCGAGGTCCTCGCCGACGCCCACCTGCGCACCTCCCTGCCGGACGTGTACGCCGTCGGCGACTGCGCCTCCTTCCCGTCGGCCCGGTACGGCGAACGGCTGCTCGTCCACCACTGGGACAACGCCCTCCAGGGCCCGCGCACGGTCGCCGCCAACATCCTCGCCGCCGACCACCTCGGCGACACCCCGCAGGTCTACGACCCGGTGCCGTACTTCTGGTCCGAGCAGTTCGGCCGGTTCGTGCAGCACGCCGGCCACCACGCCGCCGCCGACCGCATGGTCCGGCGCGGCGACCCGACGGGACCTGCGTGGACGGTGTGCTGGCTGCGCGAGGACCGGCTGGTGGCCCTGCTGGCGGTCGGCCGCCCCCGGGATCTGGCGCAGGGACGACGGCTGATCGAGGCGGGCCGGCGGATGGACGCCCGGGCACTGGCCGACCCGAGCCGCCCCCTGAAGGACGCCGGCGCGGACTAG
- a CDS encoding thiazole synthase, with product MADDPLVLGGLTLSSRLIMGTGGAPSLDVLERSLVASGTELTTVAMRRVDPAVHGSVLSVLERLGIRVLPNTAGCFTAGEAVLTARLAREALGTDLVKLEVIADERTLLPDPVELLEAAETLVDEGFTVLPYTNDDPVLARKLEDAGCAAVMPLGSPIGSGLGIRNPHNFQLIVEHARVPVIMDAGTGTASDAALAMELGCAGVMLASAVTRAQEPELMATAMRHAVEGGRLARRAGRIPPRHFAQASSPAAGLARLDPERPAF from the coding sequence ATGGCTGACGACCCCCTGGTCCTCGGCGGGCTGACCCTGTCGTCCCGGCTGATCATGGGCACCGGCGGGGCGCCCAGCCTGGATGTGCTGGAGCGCTCGCTCGTCGCCTCCGGCACGGAGCTGACCACGGTCGCGATGCGCCGGGTGGACCCGGCCGTGCACGGTTCGGTGCTGTCCGTGCTGGAGCGGCTCGGCATCCGGGTGCTGCCGAACACGGCGGGCTGTTTCACCGCCGGCGAGGCCGTGCTGACCGCCCGGCTGGCCCGGGAGGCGCTGGGCACGGACCTGGTCAAGCTGGAGGTCATCGCCGACGAGCGGACGCTGCTGCCGGACCCGGTGGAGCTGCTGGAGGCCGCGGAGACCCTGGTCGACGAGGGGTTCACGGTGCTGCCGTACACCAACGACGACCCCGTCCTCGCGCGGAAGCTGGAGGACGCAGGCTGCGCGGCGGTGATGCCGCTGGGTTCGCCGATCGGGTCCGGGCTCGGTATCCGCAACCCGCACAACTTCCAGTTGATCGTGGAGCACGCGCGCGTGCCGGTGATCATGGACGCGGGGACCGGTACGGCGTCCGACGCGGCCCTGGCGATGGAGCTGGGCTGTGCCGGGGTGATGCTGGCGTCCGCGGTGACGCGGGCGCAGGAGCCGGAGCTGATGGCCACGGCCATGAGGCACGCCGTGGAGGGGGGGCGGCTGGCCCGGCGGGCCGGGCGGATCCCGCCGCGCCACTTCGCGCAGGCCTCCTCCCCGGCCGCGGGCCTCGCCCGCCTGGACCCCGAGCGGCCCGCCTTCTAG
- the pknB gene encoding Stk1 family PASTA domain-containing Ser/Thr kinase, with the protein MDTTLQDPLVGQLLDGRYRVDARVAAGGMATVYRALDTRLDRVLALKVMHPALAVDGAFVERFIREAKSVARLDHPNVVQVFDQGTDGSYVYLAMEYVAGCTLRDVLRERGAVQPRAALDILEPVLAALGAAHLAGFVHRDMKPENVLIGDDGRVKVADFGLVRSVDTVTSTTGAVLGTVSYLAPEQIEQGVADPRVDVYACGVVLYEMLTGGKPHAGESPAQVLYRHIHEDVPPPSALVPGLPYRLDELVASATARTPDIRPHDAVALLLRVREARAGLTDEQLDALPPQAVTAEHDNAADRTSVIPRSLTVPRPLSADGGPPADVTDRTARFASPPPPPRRRPARPRRAVLAVVAAVLVVLGVGAGVWYINSGQFTEVPPLLTKSEPQARERLKDAGLDVGQVRHAYNDTVRRGTVISSDPGPGARIRDHDAVTLTVSLGPRTVKVPDVAGRPLAQAQARLKADGLEPGMVTRAFSDDVPKGSVIGTTPDAGTERHSGSAIALTVSKGGPIDVPDVTGEDVDGAKQELTDAGLTVRIATGRVNSSYDKGEVAAQSPRNGRKAAEGDTVTLTLSRGPEMIKVPDVVGDSVDDAHQRLEAAGFEVDDDRGLLGLFGDTVRKQSVAAGDRAPKGATITITIR; encoded by the coding sequence GTGGATACGACCCTTCAGGACCCCCTCGTCGGTCAGCTCCTCGACGGCCGCTACCGCGTCGACGCGCGGGTCGCGGCCGGCGGGATGGCCACGGTCTACCGGGCCCTGGACACCCGCCTGGACCGCGTCCTCGCGCTGAAGGTGATGCACCCGGCGCTCGCGGTCGACGGGGCCTTCGTCGAGCGGTTCATCCGGGAGGCGAAGTCCGTCGCCCGGCTCGACCACCCCAACGTGGTGCAGGTCTTCGACCAGGGCACGGACGGGTCGTACGTGTACCTGGCGATGGAGTACGTCGCCGGGTGCACCCTGCGGGACGTGCTGCGCGAGCGGGGCGCCGTGCAGCCGCGGGCCGCGCTGGACATCCTGGAGCCGGTGCTGGCCGCGCTCGGCGCCGCGCACCTGGCCGGGTTCGTGCACCGGGACATGAAGCCCGAGAACGTGCTGATAGGGGACGACGGCCGGGTCAAGGTGGCCGACTTCGGGCTGGTGCGCTCCGTGGACACGGTGACCAGCACCACGGGCGCCGTCCTCGGGACCGTCTCCTATCTCGCCCCCGAGCAGATCGAGCAGGGCGTCGCCGACCCGCGCGTCGACGTGTACGCGTGCGGTGTGGTCCTGTACGAGATGCTGACGGGCGGCAAGCCGCACGCCGGTGAGTCCCCGGCCCAGGTGCTCTACCGGCACATCCACGAGGACGTACCGCCGCCCTCGGCGCTCGTGCCCGGACTGCCGTACCGGCTGGACGAGCTGGTGGCGTCGGCCACGGCGCGCACCCCCGACATCCGGCCGCACGACGCCGTGGCGCTGCTCCTGCGGGTGCGCGAGGCCCGCGCCGGGCTGACCGACGAGCAGCTCGACGCGCTGCCGCCGCAGGCGGTGACCGCGGAGCACGACAACGCCGCCGACCGCACGAGCGTGATCCCGCGCTCGCTGACCGTGCCCCGGCCGCTGTCCGCCGACGGCGGCCCGCCCGCGGACGTCACCGATCGCACCGCCCGCTTCGCGAGCCCCCCGCCGCCTCCCCGGCGGCGCCCGGCGCGGCCCCGGCGCGCGGTGCTGGCGGTCGTCGCGGCGGTGCTGGTGGTGCTCGGCGTGGGCGCCGGGGTCTGGTACATCAACTCCGGCCAGTTCACCGAGGTCCCGCCGCTGCTGACGAAGAGCGAGCCGCAGGCGAGGGAGCGGCTGAAGGACGCCGGGCTCGACGTCGGACAGGTCAGGCACGCGTACAACGACACGGTCAGGCGCGGCACGGTCATCAGCAGCGACCCGGGGCCCGGTGCCCGGATCCGGGACCACGACGCGGTGACACTGACCGTGTCGCTGGGTCCGAGGACGGTGAAGGTGCCGGACGTGGCGGGCCGGCCGCTGGCGCAGGCGCAGGCGCGGCTGAAGGCGGACGGCCTGGAGCCGGGCATGGTCACGCGCGCGTTCAGCGACGACGTCCCCAAGGGCTCGGTGATCGGTACGACCCCGGACGCGGGCACCGAGCGGCACTCCGGGTCGGCGATCGCGCTGACCGTCAGCAAGGGCGGCCCCATCGACGTGCCGGACGTCACCGGCGAGGACGTGGACGGCGCGAAGCAGGAGCTGACGGACGCGGGGCTGACCGTGCGGATCGCCACCGGGCGGGTCAACTCCTCGTACGACAAGGGCGAGGTGGCCGCCCAGAGCCCGCGGAACGGCAGGAAGGCCGCCGAGGGCGACACGGTGACCCTGACGCTGTCCAGGGGCCCGGAGATGATCAAGGTTCCGGACGTGGTCGGGGACAGCGTGGACGATGCGCACCAGCGGCTGGAGGCCGCCGGCTTCGAGGTCGACGACGACCGCGGGCTGCTCGGACTGTTCGGCGACACCGTGAGGAAGCAGTCGGTGGCGGCCGGCGACAGGGCGCCCAAGGGGGCGACGATCACGATCACCATCCGGTGA
- a CDS encoding deoxyribonuclease IV → MSPDPSSLLPRNPVGSHVPVAGGLHSVGLSYARELRAETVQVFVANPRGWATPAGNPRQDEAFRAACAEESLPAYVHAPYLINFGSHTEATVERSVESLRHSLRRGREIGALGVVVHTGSATGGRAREVALKQVREHLLPLLDELTHDDDPFLLLESTAGQGSSLCSRTWDFGPYFEALDAHPKLGVCLDTCHIFAAGHDLTGPDGMHRTLDLLVDTVGEGRLKLIHANDSKDVAGAHKDRHENIGAGHIGEDPFRALMTHPATAGVPLVIETPGDREGHAADVERLKRLRDS, encoded by the coding sequence GTGAGTCCCGATCCGTCCTCCCTCCTCCCCCGCAACCCGGTCGGCAGCCATGTGCCCGTGGCCGGCGGCCTGCACTCCGTGGGCCTGTCGTACGCCCGTGAGCTGAGGGCCGAGACCGTGCAGGTCTTCGTCGCCAACCCGCGCGGCTGGGCCACGCCCGCCGGGAACCCGCGGCAGGACGAGGCGTTCCGCGCGGCGTGCGCCGAGGAGTCGCTCCCGGCGTACGTCCACGCCCCCTATCTGATCAACTTCGGCTCGCACACCGAGGCGACCGTGGAGCGGTCGGTGGAGTCGCTGCGGCACTCGCTGCGGCGCGGGCGGGAGATCGGCGCGCTGGGCGTGGTCGTGCACACCGGGAGCGCGACCGGCGGGCGGGCGCGGGAGGTGGCGCTGAAGCAGGTGCGGGAGCATCTGCTGCCGCTGCTGGACGAGCTGACCCATGACGACGACCCGTTCCTGCTGCTGGAGTCGACCGCCGGACAGGGCTCCTCGCTGTGCTCGCGGACCTGGGACTTCGGGCCGTACTTCGAGGCGCTGGACGCGCATCCGAAGCTGGGCGTGTGCCTGGACACCTGCCACATCTTCGCCGCCGGGCACGACCTGACCGGGCCGGACGGCATGCACCGCACCCTGGACCTGCTGGTGGACACGGTCGGCGAGGGCCGGCTGAAGCTGATCCACGCCAACGACTCCAAGGACGTGGCGGGCGCGCACAAGGACCGGCACGAGAACATCGGTGCCGGCCACATCGGCGAGGATCCGTTCCGCGCCCTGATGACCCATCCGGCCACGGCGGGCGTCCCGCTGGTCATCGAGACGCCGGGCGACCGCGAGGGCCACGCGGCGGACGTGGAGCGGCTGAAGAGGCTCCGGGATTCCTGA
- the thiO gene encoding glycine oxidase ThiO, with protein MSSRTSDVLVIGGGIIGLVTAWRAAQRGLTTAVVDPEPGGGAARVAAGMLAAVTELHYGEETLLALNLESARRYPEFVAELTELTGHDVGYRRCGTLAVALDADDRAHLRDLHALQQRSGLASEWLSGRECRRLEPMLAPGVRGGLRVDGDHQVDPRRLSAALMAACERAGVVFHHAWAERLDVAGGRATGVTTADGTGLRAGRVVLAAGSLSGRLAGLPEELRPPVRPVKGQVLRLTVPRRFAPFLSRTVRAVVRGSQVYLVPRENGELVVGATSEELGWDTTVTAGGVYELLRDAHELVPGITELPLTETRAGLRPASPDNAPLLGPSGLKGLLLATGHHRNGVLLTPVTGDVLAHTLVTGGLPQEARPFTPRRFGAAPVEPLEQSA; from the coding sequence ATGTCGTCACGTACGTCCGACGTCCTCGTCATCGGGGGCGGGATCATCGGCCTGGTCACGGCCTGGCGGGCCGCGCAACGCGGGCTCACCACGGCCGTGGTGGACCCCGAACCGGGCGGCGGGGCCGCTCGCGTAGCGGCCGGGATGCTGGCCGCGGTCACCGAACTGCACTACGGCGAGGAGACGTTGCTCGCCCTCAATCTGGAGTCGGCGCGCCGTTACCCGGAGTTCGTGGCCGAGCTGACCGAGCTGACCGGCCACGACGTCGGCTACCGCCGCTGCGGCACCCTCGCCGTCGCGCTCGACGCCGACGACCGCGCCCACCTGCGGGACCTGCACGCCCTGCAGCAGCGCTCGGGGCTCGCCTCCGAGTGGCTGTCCGGGCGGGAGTGCCGGCGCCTGGAGCCGATGCTGGCGCCCGGGGTGCGCGGCGGCCTGCGGGTCGACGGCGACCACCAGGTCGACCCGCGGCGGCTGTCGGCGGCCCTGATGGCGGCGTGCGAGCGGGCCGGTGTGGTGTTCCACCACGCGTGGGCCGAGCGGCTGGACGTCGCGGGGGGCCGGGCCACCGGGGTCACCACGGCGGACGGGACCGGGCTGCGCGCCGGTCGGGTGGTCCTCGCGGCCGGGAGCCTGAGCGGGCGGCTCGCGGGCCTGCCGGAGGAGCTGCGGCCCCCGGTCCGGCCGGTCAAGGGTCAGGTGCTGCGGCTGACCGTGCCGCGCAGGTTCGCGCCCTTCCTGAGCCGTACCGTGCGGGCGGTGGTCCGCGGCAGCCAGGTCTACCTGGTGCCCCGGGAGAACGGCGAGCTGGTCGTCGGCGCCACCAGCGAGGAGCTGGGCTGGGACACGACGGTCACGGCGGGCGGCGTGTACGAGCTGCTGCGCGACGCCCATGAGCTGGTGCCCGGCATCACCGAGCTGCCGCTCACCGAGACCCGGGCCGGGCTGCGGCCCGCCTCCCCCGACAACGCCCCGCTGCTCGGCCCGTCAGGCCTGAAGGGGCTGCTGCTGGCGACCGGGCACCACCGCAACGGGGTGCTGCTCACGCCGGTCACCGGGGACGTGCTGGCGCACACCCTGGTCACCGGTGGCCTTCCTCAGGAGGCACGTCCGTTCACCCCGCGGCGGTTCGGCGCCGCACCCGTGGAACCGCTGGAGCAGTCCGCATGA
- a CDS encoding Rv2175c family DNA-binding protein, with translation MTEIDAKIDALVPAWLTLPDIAEMFGVEVTRVRQLVKDGQLIAVRRGENRALHVPAAFIDEDKVVKGLTGTLTLLRDDGFTDEEIIEWLFTPDPSLPGTPAQALSENRGTEVKRRAQALAV, from the coding sequence GTGACCGAGATTGACGCAAAGATCGATGCTCTCGTCCCCGCCTGGCTCACCCTGCCCGACATCGCCGAGATGTTCGGTGTCGAGGTGACGCGTGTGCGGCAACTGGTCAAGGACGGCCAGCTCATCGCCGTACGCCGAGGTGAGAACAGGGCGCTGCACGTCCCCGCCGCCTTCATCGACGAGGACAAGGTCGTCAAGGGCCTGACCGGGACCTTGACGCTCCTGCGGGACGACGGCTTCACCGATGAAGAGATCATCGAGTGGCTCTTCACCCCCGACCCGAGCCTGCCCGGCACCCCCGCGCAGGCCCTGAGCGAGAACCGCGGCACGGAGGTGAAGCGCCGCGCCCAGGCGCTCGCCGTCTGA